A DNA window from Actinomadura coerulea contains the following coding sequences:
- a CDS encoding HEXXH motif domain-containing protein codes for MNHSFSGTEFDSLASGMATSGAIESLGAIQHSRNLLLLRSVVDAAHRTGHPEAAAARHGFEQLMELKRRAPDAAAAVITHPSTGGWGLHALRVLRGGASPGDPPGARPAQLAGMAAAAAIRGRRAGTFTVPVSSGTVTLPSVGVLTAPQDAGTVRIVHDGREVVATAGRTSSAIPTDGTTDAPGWQGLRTLRAQPAGRAGFEILLDDVDPFRFPRVSSAGAERLSEGAVAELERTLGDAWELLSRHHRASARELSGTVSTLTPLRSSGDEFRSATSREHYGCVALSLPVIPTQLAVTLVHEAQHGKLAAITDAVRLLPGDDGRRYYAPWRPDPRPFSGLLHGTYAFLGVARFWRRQRWLERGEHALAAHLEYAHWREAVRLGLVQLCSRDRLPALTERFVHGMRHVLEQWRAEPVPGPAAALAAERSTAHREHWIAANGPLPGCLRTVRDLPDPVA; via the coding sequence ATGAATCATTCCTTTTCCGGTACCGAATTCGACTCGCTCGCCTCGGGAATGGCGACGTCCGGTGCGATCGAGTCGCTGGGAGCGATCCAGCACAGCCGGAACCTGCTGCTGCTGCGCTCGGTGGTGGACGCCGCCCACCGCACCGGCCACCCGGAGGCCGCGGCGGCCCGGCACGGCTTCGAGCAGCTGATGGAGCTGAAGCGGCGCGCCCCCGACGCCGCCGCGGCCGTCATCACGCACCCCTCGACCGGCGGATGGGGCCTACACGCGCTGCGCGTGCTGCGGGGCGGCGCATCGCCCGGCGACCCGCCCGGCGCGCGCCCCGCGCAGCTCGCCGGGATGGCCGCGGCCGCCGCCATCCGCGGACGCCGCGCGGGCACGTTCACCGTCCCCGTCTCCAGCGGCACGGTGACCCTGCCCTCGGTGGGCGTCCTCACGGCTCCGCAGGACGCCGGGACCGTGCGGATCGTCCATGACGGCCGGGAGGTCGTCGCCACGGCCGGGCGGACGAGTTCGGCGATCCCCACCGACGGGACCACGGACGCGCCGGGCTGGCAGGGGCTGCGCACCCTCCGCGCCCAGCCCGCCGGGAGAGCCGGGTTCGAGATCCTGCTCGACGATGTCGACCCGTTCCGCTTCCCCCGCGTGTCGTCAGCCGGAGCCGAGCGGCTCTCCGAGGGAGCCGTCGCCGAACTGGAGCGGACGCTCGGCGACGCCTGGGAGCTGCTGTCGCGCCACCACCGGGCCAGCGCGCGCGAGCTCTCCGGCACGGTGTCCACGCTCACGCCCCTGCGGTCTTCCGGCGACGAGTTCCGCAGCGCCACCTCGCGGGAGCATTACGGCTGCGTCGCGCTGTCCCTGCCGGTCATTCCGACGCAGCTCGCGGTCACACTCGTCCACGAGGCCCAGCACGGCAAGCTGGCGGCGATCACCGACGCGGTGAGGCTGCTGCCCGGGGACGACGGCCGCCGGTACTACGCGCCCTGGCGCCCCGACCCGCGGCCGTTCTCCGGTCTGCTGCACGGCACGTACGCCTTCCTCGGCGTCGCGCGGTTCTGGCGGCGGCAGCGCTGGCTGGAGCGGGGCGAGCACGCCCTGGCGGCGCATCTGGAGTACGCGCACTGGCGCGAAGCGGTGCGGCTCGGGCTCGTCCAGCTCTGCTCGCGCGACCGCCTGCCCGCGCTCACCGAGCGGTTCGTCCACGGGATGCGGCACGTGCTGGAGCAGTGGCGCGCCGAGCCGGTCCCGGGGCCGGCCGCCGCGCTGGCGGCGGAGCGCTCCACCGCGCACCGCGAGCACTGGATCGCCGCCAACGGGCCGCTGCCCGGCTGCCTGCGAACGGTCCGCGACCTGCCGGATCCGGTCGCATGA
- a CDS encoding FxsB family cyclophane-forming radical SAM/SPASM peptide maturase — protein MSPSAPREALPFREFVLKIHSRCNLACDYCYVYEMGDQSWRDRPVAMPAEVVDAAARRIGDHVREHALPSVEVVLHGGEPLLAAPPLVERVVRSVRAEGVAASFFVQTNGTRLTGARLAQLDRLGVRIGVSMDGDAAAQDRHRRLPDGRGSHASVSAALDDLSTGPYRHLFSGILCTIDLRNDPVATYEALLRHRPPRVDFLLPHGTWSAPPPGRAEGSPATPYADWLIEIFDRWYGAAEPPADVRTFSDLLTLLLGGTVGNEGLGLAPVRYAVIETDGAIEYSDLLKPVTAASAGTGLNVLRDSLEAARALPAAVERQLGAAGLCERCRACPLVAVCGGGLQAHRYRHGTGFDNPTVYCPDMIRLIEHVRGRVSEDLAAARPSERGPAV, from the coding sequence ATGAGCCCGTCCGCGCCGCGGGAGGCGCTGCCCTTCCGGGAGTTCGTCCTCAAGATCCACAGCCGCTGCAACCTGGCCTGCGACTACTGCTACGTGTACGAGATGGGCGACCAGAGCTGGCGCGACCGTCCGGTCGCGATGCCGGCCGAGGTGGTCGACGCCGCCGCGCGGCGCATCGGGGACCACGTCCGCGAGCACGCGCTCCCCTCGGTCGAGGTCGTGCTGCACGGAGGCGAGCCGCTGCTGGCGGCGCCGCCCCTCGTCGAGCGGGTGGTCCGGTCCGTGCGCGCCGAAGGCGTGGCCGCGTCGTTCTTCGTGCAGACGAACGGCACCCGGCTGACCGGGGCCCGCCTCGCCCAGCTCGACCGGCTCGGCGTCCGGATCGGCGTGAGCATGGACGGCGACGCCGCCGCGCAGGACCGGCACCGCCGCCTGCCGGACGGCCGGGGAAGCCACGCCTCGGTGTCGGCCGCCCTGGACGACCTGTCCACCGGCCCGTACCGGCACCTGTTCTCGGGCATCCTCTGCACGATCGACCTCCGCAACGACCCCGTCGCGACCTACGAGGCGCTGCTGCGCCACCGCCCGCCCCGCGTGGACTTCCTCCTCCCCCACGGGACCTGGTCGGCGCCTCCCCCGGGACGCGCCGAGGGGTCGCCCGCCACCCCGTACGCCGACTGGCTCATCGAGATCTTCGACCGCTGGTACGGCGCGGCGGAACCGCCGGCGGACGTGCGGACGTTCAGCGACCTGCTCACCCTGCTGCTCGGCGGAACCGTCGGCAACGAGGGGCTCGGGCTCGCCCCCGTCCGGTACGCCGTCATCGAGACCGACGGCGCGATCGAGTATTCCGACCTGCTCAAGCCCGTGACCGCCGCCTCCGCCGGCACCGGCCTGAACGTCCTGCGCGACTCCCTGGAGGCGGCGCGCGCCCTGCCGGCCGCCGTCGAGCGGCAGCTCGGCGCGGCGGGCCTGTGCGAGCGGTGCCGGGCCTGCCCGCTGGTCGCCGTGTGCGGGGGCGGCCTTCAGGCCCACCGCTACCGGCACGGGACGGGCTTCGACAACCCCACGGTCTACTGCCCGGACATGATCCGTCTCATCGAGCACGTGCGGGGCCGCGTGTCCGAGGACCTGGCCGCGGCCCGTCCCTCCGAGCGCGGTCCCGCGGTCTGA
- a CDS encoding Asp23/Gls24 family envelope stress response protein has product MSQGAEQGAVGTTRKRGADGGSSELVTSSGSTRIADDVVAKIATMAARQVGGVYEMGAGMSRTIGSVRERLPGVTADSTQGVAVQVGERQAAVDIDLVVEYGLSIPDLAAAVRTNVANEIEHMCGLEVVEVNITVDDVHVADEEPPEPRREESRVR; this is encoded by the coding sequence GTGAGTCAGGGAGCCGAGCAGGGTGCGGTCGGGACGACGCGCAAGCGGGGTGCCGACGGAGGGTCGAGCGAGCTCGTCACGTCCAGCGGCAGCACGCGGATCGCCGACGACGTCGTGGCGAAGATCGCCACCATGGCCGCCCGGCAGGTCGGCGGGGTGTACGAGATGGGCGCGGGCATGTCCCGGACGATCGGGTCGGTCCGGGAGCGCCTCCCGGGGGTGACGGCCGACAGCACGCAGGGCGTCGCCGTGCAGGTCGGCGAGCGCCAGGCGGCCGTCGACATCGACCTCGTCGTGGAGTACGGCCTGTCCATCCCGGACCTGGCCGCCGCCGTGCGCACCAACGTCGCCAACGAGATCGAGCACATGTGCGGCCTGGAGGTCGTCGAGGTGAACATCACCGTGGACGACGTCCACGTGGCGGACGAGGAGCCGCCGGAGCCGCGGCGCGAGGAGTCCCGAGTTCGATGA
- a CDS encoding Asp23/Gls24 family envelope stress response protein: MSDDERGRTTIRERSVARIVAEAAQDVEASGGLGRTVVGVPVSGRGPARTEVRVHGDIVTAKVALSVAYPMPVRAVAREVRERVRERVTELTGLTVGQVDIEVAELGRPTAGERTVR, encoded by the coding sequence ATGAGCGACGACGAGCGGGGCAGGACGACGATCCGCGAACGGTCCGTCGCGCGCATCGTCGCCGAGGCGGCCCAGGACGTCGAGGCGTCCGGCGGGCTCGGCCGGACCGTCGTCGGCGTCCCGGTCTCCGGGCGGGGGCCCGCCCGCACGGAGGTGCGGGTGCACGGCGACATCGTCACGGCCAAGGTGGCGCTGTCGGTGGCCTACCCGATGCCGGTCCGCGCGGTCGCCCGCGAGGTGCGCGAACGGGTGCGCGAGCGGGTGACGGAGCTGACCGGTCTCACCGTCGGGCAGGTGGACATCGAGGTGGCCGAGCTCGGGCGCCCCACCGCGGGTGAGAGGACCGTGCGGTGA
- a CDS encoding DUF6286 domain-containing protein translates to MTAQAGARPATEPSTRPASTRKADRAARHTFRSHRVLPALAAALLMTAAGVLTAIEVISAALNGSVHVFPYGWVRDANWDGVYARAVFAALALIGLWFVLAAVLPGRSRIVPLHGRDPSLMMGVSRRGLKRSVAAAAEGAPGVSGVGRVRLGRRRVRVVAETPVRDPAGLDAEITEAVRDRLDRLDPLPARSVMVRMKHRET, encoded by the coding sequence GTGACCGCCCAGGCCGGGGCGCGGCCCGCCACTGAGCCGAGCACGCGGCCCGCCTCGACGCGGAAGGCCGACCGCGCCGCGAGGCACACGTTCCGCTCGCACCGGGTGCTTCCGGCCCTCGCGGCCGCGCTGCTGATGACGGCGGCCGGTGTGCTGACGGCGATCGAGGTGATCTCGGCGGCGCTGAACGGCTCGGTGCACGTCTTCCCCTACGGGTGGGTGCGGGACGCGAACTGGGACGGCGTGTACGCTCGCGCGGTCTTCGCCGCCCTCGCACTGATCGGCCTCTGGTTCGTGCTGGCCGCCGTGCTGCCGGGCAGGTCGCGGATCGTCCCGCTGCACGGGCGGGACCCGAGCCTGATGATGGGCGTGAGCAGGCGGGGCCTCAAGCGCTCCGTCGCCGCCGCGGCCGAGGGCGCGCCGGGCGTGTCGGGGGTCGGCAGGGTCCGCCTGGGGCGCCGGCGGGTGCGGGTGGTCGCGGAGACGCCCGTGCGCGATCCCGCGGGCCTGGACGCGGAGATCACCGAGGCGGTGCGGGACCGGCTCGACCGGCTCGACCCCCTCCCCGCCCGCTCCGTCATGGTGCGCATGAAGCACCGGGAGACCTGA
- a CDS encoding alkaline shock response membrane anchor protein AmaP gives MDRRNAHVNRTGLILLGLVLAAAGGLGLARGFGAFGSARASGPVLTAQARRFADGHGWFWPAVAAVAVVLVLLGLAWMLAQLRSSRLRGLSLEPDIRAGATRVEAKAITDALETEIGDYPGVRRARALLVRSPKGAGLRLSILYGQEADPAELRRRIQDEALPRLCTALERESIPAVVRLRLTPREQPATVV, from the coding sequence ATGGACCGCCGCAACGCGCACGTCAACCGCACGGGCCTGATCCTTCTCGGCCTGGTCCTCGCCGCCGCCGGGGGGCTCGGCCTCGCACGCGGCTTCGGCGCCTTCGGGAGCGCCAGGGCCTCCGGCCCCGTGCTCACCGCGCAGGCGCGCCGCTTCGCCGACGGCCATGGCTGGTTCTGGCCCGCCGTCGCCGCGGTGGCCGTCGTCCTGGTGCTGCTGGGGCTGGCCTGGATGCTCGCGCAACTCCGTTCGAGCCGGTTGCGGGGCCTCTCGCTGGAGCCGGACATCAGGGCCGGCGCGACGCGGGTGGAGGCCAAGGCCATCACGGACGCGCTGGAGACCGAGATCGGCGACTACCCGGGCGTGCGCAGGGCGCGGGCCCTGCTGGTCCGCTCGCCGAAGGGGGCCGGGCTGCGGCTCAGCATCCTCTACGGGCAGGAGGCGGATCCGGCCGAACTGCGGCGCCGCATTCAGGACGAGGCCCTCCCCCGGCTCTGCACCGCCCTCGAACGCGAGTCGATCCCCGCCGTGGTACGGCTGCGGCTGACGCCCCGGGAGCAGCCCGCGACCGTCGTCTGA
- a CDS encoding alpha/beta hydrolase, protein MSESDVERSHGMHVVHDGPRQAPPLLLVHGSGASGGTWKPMIPALAAHRHVIRVDLPGCGQSPPAASYDVPDQADRVAALLDGLGLGRVDVAGHSSGGYVATALAERRPDLVGSLALISSGPDLDALLRQPLLLRALLSPPLRPLLFHVPPYISAVLRGERPAPPHAKDGGDCCYAPDAGRAIALLMTARTLRHDTYNVSSGRPFTNREFAEALEAITPGLRLDLLPGRRSGPGEDPYLDIGRLTADTGFTPEFDVAKAVADYVAWRAGNPR, encoded by the coding sequence ATGAGTGAGTCCGACGTTGAGCGTTCGCACGGAATGCACGTGGTGCACGACGGGCCGCGGCAGGCGCCGCCGCTGCTGCTCGTCCACGGATCGGGGGCCTCGGGCGGCACCTGGAAGCCGATGATCCCGGCGCTCGCCGCCCACCGGCACGTCATCCGGGTCGACCTGCCGGGCTGCGGGCAGTCCCCGCCCGCCGCGTCCTACGACGTGCCCGACCAGGCGGACCGCGTGGCCGCGCTGCTGGACGGCCTCGGGCTCGGGCGCGTCGACGTGGCCGGGCACTCCAGCGGCGGCTACGTCGCCACCGCGCTCGCCGAGCGGCGTCCCGACCTCGTGGGGTCGCTCGCGCTCATCAGCAGCGGGCCGGATCTGGACGCGCTGCTCCGGCAGCCGCTCCTCCTCCGGGCCCTCCTCTCCCCGCCCCTCAGGCCGCTGCTCTTCCACGTCCCGCCGTACATCAGCGCGGTGCTCCGCGGCGAGCGGCCGGCACCGCCGCACGCCAAGGACGGCGGCGACTGCTGCTACGCGCCGGACGCCGGGCGGGCGATCGCCCTCCTGATGACGGCGAGGACGCTGCGGCACGACACCTACAACGTCTCCAGCGGACGTCCGTTCACCAACCGCGAGTTCGCGGAGGCCCTGGAGGCGATCACGCCCGGCCTGCGGCTCGACCTCCTGCCCGGAAGGCGGAGCGGCCCCGGCGAGGACCCCTACCTCGACATCGGCCGGCTCACCGCCGACACCGGGTTCACCCCGGAGTTCGACGTCGCCAAGGCGGTCGCCGACTACGTCGCCTGGCGCGCCGGCAACCCCCGCTGA
- a CDS encoding aldo/keto reductase, with protein MTRTVNLPGGTGLPMIGFGTWQLRPKAAYASVREALEIGYRHVDTATLYRNEADVGRAVKDSGVDREEVFVTTKLRPQDARDARRTLESSLRLLGTGYVDLWLIHWPTGRDELVPTWRALLEAQDAGLVRNAGVSNYSPALIDRLTEATGRRPAVNQIAWSPAQHDPALLDEHRRRGIAVEGYSGLKNTDLRDPVLTEIAGRYGVTPAQVVLRWHLEHDIVILPRSSRREHIAANFDLEGFALTEEDVAAVDALARNA; from the coding sequence ATGACGCGGACTGTGAATCTGCCCGGCGGCACCGGGCTGCCGATGATCGGCTTCGGGACCTGGCAGCTGCGGCCCAAGGCGGCGTACGCGTCGGTGCGGGAGGCGCTCGAGATCGGCTACCGGCATGTCGACACCGCGACGCTGTACCGCAACGAGGCGGACGTCGGCCGGGCCGTGAAGGACAGCGGGGTCGACCGGGAGGAGGTCTTCGTCACCACCAAGCTGCGCCCGCAGGACGCGCGGGACGCCCGCCGCACCCTGGAGTCGAGCCTCCGCCTGCTCGGCACCGGCTACGTGGACCTCTGGCTGATCCACTGGCCGACCGGCCGGGACGAACTGGTCCCGACATGGCGGGCGCTGCTGGAGGCGCAGGACGCGGGACTGGTCCGCAACGCCGGGGTGAGCAACTACAGCCCGGCGCTGATCGACCGGCTGACGGAGGCCACCGGGCGGCGCCCGGCGGTCAACCAGATCGCGTGGAGCCCGGCGCAGCACGACCCCGCCCTGCTGGACGAGCACCGGCGCCGGGGGATCGCGGTCGAGGGCTACAGCGGCCTGAAGAACACCGACCTGCGCGATCCCGTCCTCACCGAGATCGCCGGGCGGTACGGGGTCACGCCGGCCCAGGTCGTCCTCCGCTGGCACCTGGAGCACGACATCGTGATCCTCCCGAGGTCGTCGCGCCGGGAGCACATCGCCGCCAACTTCGACCTCGAAGGCTTCGCCCTCACGGAGGAGGACGTCGCCGCCGTCGACGCCCTGGCCCGCAACGCCTGA
- a CDS encoding peptidoglycan-binding domain-containing protein has product MKLPSYAAAVVTATLLTSFTGTVETPAALAAGGQAPGVQALPSVNMEATVKAAQIDPRRADDTLTPGAKASVLLVEQALRDRNLLDATWVDGYFGTTTVAAYSKYQKSLGYTGLAANGLPGKASLAKLGTGRFAVADAIEPGARVSTGGVVVNTRTRSMLAEAERLLGRDLALDQGSYNPGGDPTSAGTHDGGGVVDVSVKGMDSATRTAVARALRRVGFAAWVRSPAQGDWPWHIHAAAISDTDLSSQAQHQTGDYYLGLNGLSGRGPDDGPKVTIRTWEEYQRS; this is encoded by the coding sequence ATGAAGCTGCCTTCGTACGCCGCCGCCGTCGTGACGGCGACCCTCCTCACCTCGTTCACCGGAACGGTCGAGACCCCGGCGGCCCTCGCGGCCGGCGGCCAGGCCCCCGGCGTCCAGGCCCTGCCGAGCGTGAACATGGAGGCCACCGTCAAGGCCGCCCAGATCGACCCCCGGAGGGCGGACGACACGCTGACCCCGGGAGCCAAGGCCAGCGTGCTCCTGGTCGAGCAGGCGCTGCGCGACCGGAACCTGCTCGACGCCACGTGGGTGGACGGCTACTTCGGCACCACCACGGTCGCCGCCTACTCGAAGTACCAGAAGTCTCTCGGCTACACCGGTCTCGCCGCCAACGGGCTGCCGGGCAAGGCGTCGCTCGCCAAGCTCGGAACCGGGCGCTTCGCCGTCGCCGACGCCATCGAACCGGGCGCCCGCGTGTCCACCGGCGGGGTCGTCGTCAACACCCGGACACGGAGCATGCTGGCCGAGGCGGAGCGGCTGCTCGGCCGCGACCTGGCGCTGGACCAGGGCTCCTACAACCCCGGCGGCGACCCCACCTCCGCGGGCACCCACGACGGCGGGGGCGTCGTGGACGTCTCGGTGAAGGGGATGGACTCCGCCACCCGCACCGCGGTCGCCCGCGCGCTGCGCCGTGTCGGCTTCGCCGCATGGGTGCGCAGCCCCGCCCAGGGCGACTGGCCGTGGCACATCCACGCCGCCGCCATCAGCGACACCGACCTCTCAAGCCAGGCCCAGCACCAGACCGGTGACTACTACCTCGGCCTGAACGGCCTCTCCGGCCGCGGGCCCGACGACGGCCCGAAGGTGACCATCCGCACCTGGGAGGAGTACCAGCGCAGCTGA
- a CDS encoding peptidase inhibitor family I36 protein — protein sequence MNKLTKVLTATATGAVTLGGVASVYVSPASAAARDGKCDSGEFCYYYNSDNQGSISDFTGSVADYGTTQPSCYDFKGDGNGKGLCVKNNAASVWNNSTKTVRVYYNSNYGGSYQDFKAGAKGNLNATLKNQNASHEFSPSSRTNMSYGLYSASGGSITCGFDGYTTTPGRHEGIDIARGIGSDVHALVAGKIIYIARGATGSSGLSTISVYNASLNKTVIYLHSAPRSSLSVGQSISRGQVIADESWHGVSSSSGAHTHVEMRLGQQTHAAKSVNDPTLDNPNPTTFWNSQGYNVR from the coding sequence ATGAACAAGCTCACCAAGGTCCTCACCGCCACGGCGACCGGCGCGGTCACGCTCGGAGGGGTGGCGTCCGTCTACGTGTCGCCGGCCTCGGCGGCGGCCCGCGACGGCAAGTGCGACAGCGGCGAGTTCTGCTACTACTACAACAGCGACAACCAGGGCTCGATCTCCGACTTCACCGGTTCGGTCGCCGACTACGGCACCACCCAGCCCTCCTGCTACGACTTCAAGGGCGACGGCAACGGCAAAGGCCTGTGCGTCAAGAACAACGCCGCCTCGGTCTGGAACAACAGCACCAAGACCGTCCGCGTCTACTACAACAGCAACTACGGCGGCAGCTACCAGGACTTCAAAGCAGGCGCCAAGGGCAACCTGAACGCCACGCTGAAGAACCAGAACGCCTCCCACGAGTTCTCGCCGTCGTCACGCACGAACATGTCGTACGGGCTGTACTCGGCGAGCGGCGGGAGCATCACCTGCGGCTTCGACGGCTACACCACCACGCCCGGCCGGCACGAGGGCATCGACATCGCCCGCGGCATCGGCTCCGACGTCCACGCCCTGGTGGCCGGTAAGATCATCTACATCGCGCGCGGGGCCACCGGCAGTTCGGGGCTGTCCACGATCTCCGTCTACAACGCCTCGCTCAACAAGACGGTGATCTACCTGCACTCCGCTCCGCGGTCCTCGCTGAGCGTGGGCCAGTCGATCAGCCGCGGCCAGGTCATCGCCGACGAGTCGTGGCACGGGGTGTCGTCCAGCTCGGGCGCCCACACCCACGTCGAGATGCGTCTCGGGCAGCAGACGCACGCGGCCAAGAGCGTCAACGACCCGACCCTGGACAACCCGAACCCGACCACGTTCTGGAACTCCCAGGGCTACAACGTCCGATAG
- a CDS encoding peptidase inhibitor family I36 protein, translated as MSKRSARLISRLTATTAALALGGTALIPASPASAAARDGKCDSGEFCYYYNSDNQGSISDFTGSVADYGTTQPSCYDFKGDGNGKGLCVKNNAASVWNNSTKTVRVYYNSNYGGSYQDFKAGTKGNLNATLKNQNASHQFLSSTPPPTGCKTDGTDSKLPSTILVYRVSLGRVDRVAFKTYVKDVLPNEWVSSWPAESLKAGAMAVKSYGWYWALHSTRKTSGGQCFDVYDTTSSQVYKPGSAKASTSAAVDATWGTRMTRGGKILEAHYCSTTTACGGWVTGDWMSQYGSRDKAEAGWSYSRILTAYYNGIVLS; from the coding sequence GTGTCGAAACGAAGCGCGCGCCTGATCTCGCGGCTCACCGCGACGACCGCCGCCCTGGCGCTCGGCGGGACCGCCCTCATCCCCGCCTCCCCCGCCTCGGCCGCCGCCCGCGACGGCAAGTGCGACAGCGGCGAGTTCTGCTACTACTACAACAGCGACAACCAGGGCTCGATCTCCGACTTCACCGGTTCGGTCGCCGACTACGGCACCACCCAGCCCTCCTGCTACGACTTCAAGGGCGACGGCAACGGCAAAGGCCTGTGCGTCAAGAACAACGCCGCCTCGGTCTGGAACAACAGCACCAAGACCGTCCGCGTCTACTACAACAGCAACTACGGCGGCAGCTACCAGGACTTCAAAGCAGGCACCAAGGGCAACCTGAACGCCACGCTGAAGAACCAGAACGCCTCGCACCAGTTCCTGAGCTCGACGCCACCGCCGACCGGTTGCAAGACCGACGGCACCGACAGCAAGCTCCCATCGACGATCCTGGTGTACCGGGTGTCGCTCGGCCGGGTGGACCGGGTGGCGTTCAAGACCTACGTCAAGGACGTCCTGCCGAACGAGTGGGTGTCGAGCTGGCCCGCGGAGTCGCTGAAGGCCGGGGCGATGGCCGTCAAGAGCTACGGCTGGTACTGGGCGCTGCACTCGACCCGCAAGACCTCGGGCGGCCAGTGCTTCGACGTCTACGACACCACGTCGAGCCAGGTCTACAAGCCCGGCTCCGCCAAGGCGTCGACGAGCGCCGCGGTGGACGCGACGTGGGGCACCCGCATGACCCGCGGCGGAAAGATCCTTGAGGCCCACTACTGCTCCACGACGACGGCGTGCGGCGGCTGGGTCACCGGGGACTGGATGTCGCAGTACGGCTCCCGCGACAAGGCCGAGGCGGGCTGGAGCTACTCCAGGATCCTCACGGCCTACTACAACGGGATCGTCCTCTCCTGA
- a CDS encoding NBR1-Ig-like domain-containing protein, giving the protein MRAQAEAIEDFAAVLRELRESVGNPPFREMSGRSGAISHTTLHEATKGNRLPSWGTTVEFVKACGAEPAAYRERWERANRAVRSASAGRPAPAALEASVPGAGEGLALPVAVEPPGPPKGDGTSASRPAPPPPHGRIAGDVRAVFPAPKRRGRFRLSSPGAVALAAAVIGTWAVVLIVVDHDSGKDGMEEYGNRAKNALTPADCPVQPTNPAPASPRHKGDEAKFVADITLPDCTRVGTGQSVTKVWRLKNTGTVPWDGYSLRRLDLPQKADNCQTISEVPIADTEPGHAVDIRTEITTPRKPGLCYVRFKVVDGEGKVAFPGSRPVNFQVIVEGP; this is encoded by the coding sequence ATGCGTGCACAGGCGGAGGCGATCGAGGACTTCGCGGCGGTTCTGCGAGAACTGCGGGAATCAGTCGGCAACCCGCCTTTCCGGGAGATGTCCGGAAGGTCGGGGGCGATCTCGCACACGACGCTGCACGAGGCCACGAAGGGCAACCGGCTCCCGAGCTGGGGGACCACCGTCGAGTTCGTCAAGGCGTGCGGCGCGGAGCCGGCCGCGTACCGCGAACGCTGGGAGAGGGCGAACCGGGCGGTCAGGTCGGCGAGCGCCGGGAGGCCCGCGCCCGCCGCGCTCGAAGCCTCCGTCCCGGGCGCCGGGGAGGGCCTGGCCTTACCCGTCGCCGTCGAGCCGCCGGGTCCTCCGAAGGGTGACGGGACCTCGGCGTCCCGGCCCGCCCCGCCGCCGCCGCACGGGCGTATCGCGGGCGACGTCCGGGCGGTCTTCCCGGCGCCGAAGCGCCGGGGGCGGTTCCGGCTGAGCAGTCCGGGCGCGGTCGCGCTGGCGGCGGCGGTCATCGGCACCTGGGCCGTGGTCCTCATCGTGGTCGACCACGACTCCGGCAAGGACGGCATGGAGGAGTACGGCAACCGGGCGAAGAACGCGCTCACCCCGGCCGACTGCCCGGTGCAGCCGACCAACCCGGCGCCGGCCTCGCCGAGGCACAAGGGCGACGAGGCCAAGTTCGTCGCGGACATCACGCTTCCCGACTGCACGCGCGTCGGCACCGGCCAGAGCGTCACCAAGGTGTGGCGGCTCAAGAACACCGGAACGGTCCCATGGGACGGCTACTCGCTGCGCCGCCTCGACCTCCCGCAGAAGGCCGACAACTGCCAGACCATCTCCGAAGTGCCGATCGCCGACACGGAACCAGGCCACGCGGTCGACATCCGCACCGAGATCACCACGCCCCGGAAACCGGGCTTGTGTTACGTGCGGTTCAAGGTGGTGGACGGTGAGGGGAAGGTGGCGTTCCCCGGAAGCCGTCCGGTCAATTTCCAGGTCATCGTCGAAGGGCCGTAG